From the Thermoproteota archaeon genome, the window ATGAGAGAAATTACAGAGCAACAAATAAAACGATTTCAAAAAATGGTGAAATAGTTTTTGAATTTAAATTGTAGATTTTGTAATAAAACATTAAAAGAAAAATTAATTGATTTAGGAATGTCTCCTTTATCAAATTCATTTTTAAAAAAATCTATGCTTTCAAATGATGAAAAAAAATTTCCTCTTTGTGTATATGTTTGTCATAATTGTTTTCTTACTCAAATTCCAGAATTTAAAAAAGCAGAAGAAATTTTCAAGAATTATGCTTATTTTTCCTCCTATTCAAATTCGTGGTTACAACATGCAAAAAGGTACGTAGATATGATGAATAACAGGTTTGGCTTCAATAGAAATAATCTAATTGTAGAAATTGCTAGTAATGATGGATATTTACTTCAATATTTTAAAAAAAAAAATATTCCAGTTTTAGGTATAGAACCAGCACTAAATGTTGCTAAAGTTGCAAAAGAAAAGGGAATACCCACAACAACAGAATTCTTCAATACAAAAAATGCGGAAAAATTAAAGAAACATGGAAAATCTGCAGATCTTATTATTGGGAATAATGTTTTAGCACATGTACCAAACTTGAATGATTTTATAAAAGGATTAAAGATTTTGCTTAAACCAAATGGAATAATCACTATGGAATTTCCTCATCTTTTAAATTTAATACAGAAAAATCAATTTGATACAATTTATCATGAACACTATTCTTATTTTTCATTATACACTGTAGAAAAAATTTTTTCTTTTCATGAATTAACAATTTTTGATGTAGAAAAAATTCCCACACATGGAGGATCATTACGAATTTATGTTAAACATTCAAATAATAATCAGATTTTAAAAAACCACAATGTACAAAATGTGATAGAAGAGGAAGAAAAGTTTGGATTAAAAAATATTTCAACATATTCTAATTTTAAAAACAATGTAAAATCTGTTAAAAAAAATCTACGTGATTTTTTTATTGAAGCAAAGAAAGCAGAAAAAAAAATTATTTGTTATGGAGCTGCTGCGAAAGGTAATACGCTATTAAATTATTGTGAAATTGGTAAAGAATATATCGAATATGTTGTAGACAATAACATACACAAGCAAGGTCTGTATCTTCCAGGTACTCATATTCCAATTAAAAATCCAGATGAAATACGAAAAACAAAACCAGATTATTTACTCATATTACCATGGAATTTACAAGAAGAAATTATTGAGCAGATGAATTACATTAAAGAGTGGGGAGGTAAATTTGTAGTACCCATACCAAAGGTAACAATAATTTGATTATTTCAAAAACAGAATTTATAGGAGTATATGTAATAGACACAGAAAAGATCGTAGATGAACGGGGATTTTTTTCAAGAATTTGGGATGAAAAAAAATTTAAAGATAAACAGCTAAATACGAATTGGATTCAATCAAGTATTTCCTATAATAAAGCATCAGGCACCATAAGGGGTATGCATTTTCAGAATGAACCTTATCAAGAAATTAAAATGGTGAGATGTGTAAGTGGAAGTATTTTTGATGTAATTATTGATTTAAGAATATCTTCATCAACTTATTTACAGTCTTTTTCTATAGAACTAAATGAAGAAAATCAAAAAGCAATATACATTCCAAAAGGTTTTGCTCATGGTTTTCAGACATTACAAAATGATACCGTTGTGTTGTATAACATATCAGAATACTATAATCCCGAATATGCCAAAGGAATCAGATGGAACGACCCAATTATCAATGTCAAATGGCCATTAAATCCATCAGTCATTTCTGAAAAAGATAAAATGTACAAAAATTTCTTAAAATAGTAGAATTTTTAAACTCATCATCTATCATTAAAATTGTTATTTACATCTTGTTAGAAACTAAACCCCACATATTGATTGCTGGAATTGGAGGAGCTTCATTAGGAACTGAAATACAAAAATGCCTTTTACAGTCAAACAGATATGTATTATATGGATGTGATATTTCGAGGTTTGCGTTTGGTCATTATCAAAAGGGTTTCAAAGACACATTTGTCATAAATAGAACACAATACATTAAAGAGATTAAAGAAATTGTTGAAAAATATAAAATTCATGTAATAATACCGGGAGGAGAAGAACCATTAAAGATTCTTACTTCCGAAAGAGAAAGATTTCATAAAAATGGAACAATCATAGCGGCAAATTCAATTGATGTAGTAAAATTATGCTCCGATAAATTAAATTTATTTAATAATTTGAATAAGTCAATTCCCATTCCAAAATCATTTTCAAGTGATATTGAACTAAATTTAGAAATAATTCCTTATCCATGTATTATTAAGCCTGCATTAGAAAGCGGTGGAAGTAAGTTTGTTTTTTTAGTTTCGAATCGTCAAGAGCTTTCTCGATATATTAAATTTTTTACAGAAAATGATCAAAAGATGCTCATTCAAGAATACATTCCTTTACACGAGGGAGAATTTACAGTAGGTGTTCTGTCATCAACAAAAGGTAGTATTATAGGTTCTATTGCAATGAAGAGGATATTTGATTCAAAATTATCTGTTTCCTTTAAATCGAAGCATGGATTAATTTCTAGTGGATACAGTCAGGGAATAATTGATGAATTTAAAGATGTCAGAATTCAAGCGGAAAACATAGCTAAAAAGATCAACAGTAAAGGCCCATTAAACATTCAAGGTAGAATGTTAGAAGGTATTTTTTATCCGTTTGAGATTAATCCAAGATTTTCAGCATCAACATATTTACGTTCACTAGCAGGTTTTAATGAGATAGATGTATATCTTCGTCACTTACTATTCAACGAAAATTTTACTATTAATTCATTCAAAAAAGGATATTACTTACGCAGTTTTACAGAAGAATTTGTAAAAATTGGAGATATAAAAAATGGTGAAATGGATTAGAAAAGATTTGTGTACTTCATCTTTTTCAGAAGTCACTGAATCGAAGGACCTGCACATTATAGATGTCAGAGATCTCGTCGATAAAAGAGGAAATTCACGAAATATTATCAGGACAAAAATAAACGATGCTCTTAATTCATTAAAAATGGGAAAAAAGGTTGCCATTTGTTGTGATTAT encodes:
- the rfbC gene encoding dTDP-4-dehydrorhamnose 3,5-epimerase, which produces MIISKTEFIGVYVIDTEKIVDERGFFSRIWDEKKFKDKQLNTNWIQSSISYNKASGTIRGMHFQNEPYQEIKMVRCVSGSIFDVIIDLRISSSTYLQSFSIELNEENQKAIYIPKGFAHGFQTLQNDTVVLYNISEYYNPEYAKGIRWNDPIINVKWPLNPSVISEKDKMYKNFLK
- a CDS encoding methyltransferase domain-containing protein; its protein translation is MNLNCRFCNKTLKEKLIDLGMSPLSNSFLKKSMLSNDEKKFPLCVYVCHNCFLTQIPEFKKAEEIFKNYAYFSSYSNSWLQHAKRYVDMMNNRFGFNRNNLIVEIASNDGYLLQYFKKKNIPVLGIEPALNVAKVAKEKGIPTTTEFFNTKNAEKLKKHGKSADLIIGNNVLAHVPNLNDFIKGLKILLKPNGIITMEFPHLLNLIQKNQFDTIYHEHYSYFSLYTVEKIFSFHELTIFDVEKIPTHGGSLRIYVKHSNNNQILKNHNVQNVIEEEEKFGLKNISTYSNFKNNVKSVKKNLRDFFIEAKKAEKKIICYGAAAKGNTLLNYCEIGKEYIEYVVDNNIHKQGLYLPGTHIPIKNPDEIRKTKPDYLLILPWNLQEEIIEQMNYIKEWGGKFVVPIPKVTII
- a CDS encoding ATP-grasp domain-containing protein — translated: MVEFLNSSSIIKIVIYILLETKPHILIAGIGGASLGTEIQKCLLQSNRYVLYGCDISRFAFGHYQKGFKDTFVINRTQYIKEIKEIVEKYKIHVIIPGGEEPLKILTSERERFHKNGTIIAANSIDVVKLCSDKLNLFNNLNKSIPIPKSFSSDIELNLEIIPYPCIIKPALESGGSKFVFLVSNRQELSRYIKFFTENDQKMLIQEYIPLHEGEFTVGVLSSTKGSIIGSIAMKRIFDSKLSVSFKSKHGLISSGYSQGIIDEFKDVRIQAENIAKKINSKGPLNIQGRMLEGIFYPFEINPRFSASTYLRSLAGFNEIDVYLRHLLFNENFTINSFKKGYYLRSFTEEFVKIGDIKNGEMD